The sequence below is a genomic window from Lujinxingia litoralis.
GGACGCCGCGTCGAGGAGTCGGAAGTTAGGGGCAGTGCTTGATTGTGTCAACCTCTTTTTAGTTTTTTTTTCATTTTCACACGCACTCATGAACGAACGGGGGGAGGCATAGCTCTTTGAGAGCCTCCGGCGCTCTGATACGGTCGGAGCGTTGAATAACAGATTGAGCCCGGAATCTTGGACGATCCCTGAACTGGGGGTCGGGAGTTAAGTAAAGCATGAAAGCCCCTGAACAGGACCTTCGCCTGGGACAGCTCGCGCTGGCCCGCGGTACGATCAGCCTCCCACATCTTCTTGAAGGTGTCGCACGGGTGGGTGCTACCGGGGAGTCCCTGGGTGACTGTTTAAGTAGGCTGGGGTTTCTCTCGGTCGAAGCGGTGGACCAGCTACGGAGCGACCTGGAAGGAATCGCCGACGAGAACCTTCAGTCCATCCTTGCTCAGGGGGAAACCCTGATTTTGGAAGACCTGTACGAGCAGCGACTCAAGCACACCCTCGATTTGCTTGAGTGCTCGGGCTCAACTCTCGAGCGTCCAAGTGGCACGCAAGCCCCAGAGCTTTCTCCACAGCGGGCAGCTGCCTCCGAGAGGCTGACGGCGGAGGAGCGCTACGAGTTTATTGATGAACTGGGGCGCGGGGGGATGGGGCAGATTCTTCGCGCGCGCGATCTATTACTTGATCGCGAGATTGCCCTAAAGACACTGCTGCCCTCTTCCGATGCGGACAATGCACCTCGGCGGCTGCAGGCCGAAGCTCGGCTAACCGGTCGGCTGGAGCACCCCAGCATCGTGCCGGTCTATGACCTGGGATGGCTTAGCCACGGCGAGCCTTATTATACGATGCGGGTCGTTCGGGAGCGTAGCCTGGCGTCGATTCTCGACGAAGTACGTGCTGGCGAGGACCACGGTTATACGCTTAGCCAGCTGGTTGGGATCGTGAGGCAAGTCTGCCTTGCCATCCAGTACGCCCATGATGCCGGAGTGGTGCATCGCGACCTTAAGCCGGAAAACATCCTTATCGGTGGCTACGGGGAGGTTTTTGTCATCGACTGGGGAATCGCAAAGATTCTTGATGATCAGGACCCGAATTTTGTCTCTCTGCCTCGGGGCGCCCTGGTGGGAACCCCTCAGTATATGGCTCCCGAGCAAGCTCATGGTCTCAATGACCAGGTGGATGCGCGTACCGATGTCTACGCGCTGGGCGCGATTCTTTACGAAGTCCTGACGTTGAAGCCCGTCTTCGAGGCACGTTCGGTACTGAGCCTCTTGATCAGTATCGTTCAGGACGCTCCCCTTCCGCCGTCCAGCCGCGCTCCCGGTCGCGACATTCCGCGGACGATTGAGGAGATCACCCTCAAGGCGCTGGCCAAGGAACCCGAGGCGCGCTATCCGAGCGCACAAACACTGGCCGATGAACTCAACCTCTATTTGGACGGCGTCAAAGAACGCGAACGTCACGAAGAGCAGGCCCGCCAACTCGTGGAACGAGCGGGCCTCGCCAGGACACACTACCAGCGGGTACGCCACCAACTTGCGCAAGTTATCCGCGACCGCGACCTCTCCCGCCGAGAGTTGCCAAGCTGGGCCCCGGCCCGCGAGAAGGCTCGTCTCTGGGAGCTTGAAGCCGAGGTCGACCGACTCGGCGTTGAGACCGAAAAGCACTTCGGCGAGGTCACCCGCCTGCTCAGCCAGAGCCTGGGACATGCGGTGCTTGATGAGGCACGCGACGCCCTGGCCGAACTCTACTGGGAGCGATTCCTGCAGGCCGAGGCCGTCGGGGACCACGCCACCGCCACCTACTTCGAGTCACTGGTCCGTCAGCACAACAGCGGAGCCTTCGATCAACGCCTTCACGGAGAAGCTCGTCTTCATGTGACGACCGTGCCATCCACAGCCACGCTACAGCTGTGGCGAGTAGAGGAAGAGCATCGCCGACTCCATGCCCATCCTTTCGGCTCGCCGACCGTGGGTCCCGAACAGTTCGAGCATCTCCCCCACGGCACCTACACCCTTTACGTGGAAGCAGCGGGCTACGCGTCACTGGAGTTCCCTCTGCTCCTGGAGCGCCTGGCCGATGTTGAGCTCACTGTCCCGCTGTGGCCAGAAGACGCCGTACCCCACGATTTTGTCGTCGTTTCCGGCGGTGCCTACCGAACCGGAGCCTTCGATGGCGTCTCACTGGAACAGGAATTCACCGACCTCCCGGCCTTTGCCATCCAGCGTACTCCGGTGACCTGCGGACAATATGTGGAGTTTCTCAACGCGCTGGCGAGTCAAGATCCGGAACACGCCCGTCAACACGCGCCCCGCGTGCGCGATGATATGCCCTCGTACTTCCCTATGATCGACGGCCGCTATGTCGTTCCTCAGGAGGATAGCGACGGCGATGCCTGGGATCCCCAGTGGCCGATCTGCATCGTCAATCGACTTGACGCCCTGGCCTACATCGCCTGGCGCAGCGCACAAGATGGTCGCGCCTACCGATTACCCAACTCCAGGGAATGGGAAAAAGCGGCACGGGGGGTCGACGGTCGAATCTACCCCTGGGGACATCACTTCGACGCCTCATTCTGCCACATGCGCGAGAGTGCTCCGGGCAAACCCATGCCGCGGCCGGTGGGCACCACTCCTACCGATCGCTCTCCCTACGGGGTCCTTGATATGGCGGGCAACATCGCGGAATGGACCTCCACTCCGGCTTCGGCATCGGAAGGCACCTTCGTGTTGCGTGGCGGCTCCTTTAACTCCTTTCCGCTCATGTGCCGTGTCGACTGGCATCAAACCAGTCCGCAAGGCTATCGCCATGTACACTACGGATTTCGGATGGCTCTTGACCTTCCGGGCTGATCGTTCTCCACCGACATCACAGGCTGCACGCCAGCCCATGCGGTGGTCCGAGGCCTGTTGAATGCCCGTCGAGCTTCTCGTACCTTGCGCCTGTTCGGATACATAAAGATTTCTCAATGCTTCGATGCTCACGGGGCGTCGCTCTTGCCTTCGGAACAATCATGCTCAAAACAACGACGTCTTCGCCGCGCTCGCGACACCTCACTCTCCCCGCAGCGCTCTTGACGTGTGTGCTGCCCCTGCTTGCCGCAACCACCCTTGGCTGCAACGAGAACTTTTCCGGCTTTGAAGAACGCGACGTCGGTGGCGCCGACGATAGCGGCCCGGAAACCGGCTCACCAGCCGCCGAAGGCCTGGGAATCTGCGTGTACGGGGCGGAGCTGGGTTGCGAGATCGATGGAAGTGGCGCCCTCGACGAGAGCCTCCCGCAGAGTGCCCCCGTGGGTGAGTTCTACGCTGGCGAGCACGTGGGCCTACCGGGCTGCGCCATCAACGAACACTTCGTGTGGCCCGAAGCCGGCGCTCTGGAGAGCGCACTCTTCGATGAGACCACCCGAACCATTTACATTGCCGCACCTTCTCAGACCACCGAGAGCGACGCTCCGAACCATCTGCCTAACCCTCGCGATATCTCGTACGGCGACGGCAGCTCGCCGCAGCGCCCGACGACCTTCCAGGATCTGTTCTCCACGTCGTTTGATGGGCCTACAATTCTCTCGCTTC
It includes:
- a CDS encoding bifunctional serine/threonine-protein kinase/formylglycine-generating enzyme family protein, whose protein sequence is MKAPEQDLRLGQLALARGTISLPHLLEGVARVGATGESLGDCLSRLGFLSVEAVDQLRSDLEGIADENLQSILAQGETLILEDLYEQRLKHTLDLLECSGSTLERPSGTQAPELSPQRAAASERLTAEERYEFIDELGRGGMGQILRARDLLLDREIALKTLLPSSDADNAPRRLQAEARLTGRLEHPSIVPVYDLGWLSHGEPYYTMRVVRERSLASILDEVRAGEDHGYTLSQLVGIVRQVCLAIQYAHDAGVVHRDLKPENILIGGYGEVFVIDWGIAKILDDQDPNFVSLPRGALVGTPQYMAPEQAHGLNDQVDARTDVYALGAILYEVLTLKPVFEARSVLSLLISIVQDAPLPPSSRAPGRDIPRTIEEITLKALAKEPEARYPSAQTLADELNLYLDGVKERERHEEQARQLVERAGLARTHYQRVRHQLAQVIRDRDLSRRELPSWAPAREKARLWELEAEVDRLGVETEKHFGEVTRLLSQSLGHAVLDEARDALAELYWERFLQAEAVGDHATATYFESLVRQHNSGAFDQRLHGEARLHVTTVPSTATLQLWRVEEEHRRLHAHPFGSPTVGPEQFEHLPHGTYTLYVEAAGYASLEFPLLLERLADVELTVPLWPEDAVPHDFVVVSGGAYRTGAFDGVSLEQEFTDLPAFAIQRTPVTCGQYVEFLNALASQDPEHARQHAPRVRDDMPSYFPMIDGRYVVPQEDSDGDAWDPQWPICIVNRLDALAYIAWRSAQDGRAYRLPNSREWEKAARGVDGRIYPWGHHFDASFCHMRESAPGKPMPRPVGTTPTDRSPYGVLDMAGNIAEWTSTPASASEGTFVLRGGSFNSFPLMCRVDWHQTSPQGYRHVHYGFRMALDLPG